The Miscanthus floridulus cultivar M001 chromosome 7, ASM1932011v1, whole genome shotgun sequence genome includes a region encoding these proteins:
- the LOC136467191 gene encoding uncharacterized protein isoform X4 has translation MRGLGGPLLTIGDLLSDLAVDGGDDPLVGVGDASAPSSPSAAQQAGKADPSNLSRLFEEHYNNLMKALEEKDPSWPSLMLKLCAALKTADKLVSCANTNAEQLLEKVKALEDVLERGFHAVAEIVEALQRSGLAKDRQALQRLHCYI, from the exons ATGCGAGGACTCGGAGGTCCACTGCTCACCATCGGGGATCTACTCAGCGACCTCGCCGTCGACGGCGGTGACGACCCCCTCGTCGGCGTCGGAGATGCATCCGCCCCCTCATCACCATCGGCGGCGCAGCAAGCGGGGAAGGCTGATCCGTCCAATCTCAGCCGGCTCTTCGAG GAACACTACAACAATTTGATGAAGGCTCTAGAAGAGAAGGACCCTTCATGGCCCTCGCTGATGCTGAAG CTGTGCGCGGCGTTGAAGACTGCAGATAAGCTGGTGAGTTGCGCGAACACGAATGCAGAACAGCTGCTGGAGAAGGTGAAAGCACTGGAGGACGTCCTTGAGAGGGGTTTTCATGCGGTGGCAGAGATTGTAGAAGCTCTCCAGAGGTCAGGGCTCGCCAAGGATCGTCAAGCTCTCCAGAG gttgcACTGTTATAtctag
- the LOC136467191 gene encoding uncharacterized protein isoform X1 — MRGLGGPLLTIGDLLSDLAVDGGDDPLVGVGDASAPSSPSAAQQAGKADPSNLSRLFEEHYNNLMKALEEKDPSWPSLMLKLCAALKTADKLVSCANTNAEQLLEKVKALEDVLERGFHAVAEIVEALQRSGLAKDRQALQRSGLYWCGFFYRIKQISGHSEELYVDLCLHGFVVCPVLYTLGYVYPVRRSGLRLDLQYKLLLLGSLLAWFPY; from the exons ATGCGAGGACTCGGAGGTCCACTGCTCACCATCGGGGATCTACTCAGCGACCTCGCCGTCGACGGCGGTGACGACCCCCTCGTCGGCGTCGGAGATGCATCCGCCCCCTCATCACCATCGGCGGCGCAGCAAGCGGGGAAGGCTGATCCGTCCAATCTCAGCCGGCTCTTCGAG GAACACTACAACAATTTGATGAAGGCTCTAGAAGAGAAGGACCCTTCATGGCCCTCGCTGATGCTGAAG CTGTGCGCGGCGTTGAAGACTGCAGATAAGCTGGTGAGTTGCGCGAACACGAATGCAGAACAGCTGCTGGAGAAGGTGAAAGCACTGGAGGACGTCCTTGAGAGGGGTTTTCATGCGGTGGCAGAGATTGTAGAAGCTCTCCAGAGGTCAGGGCTCGCCAAGGATCGTCAAGCTCTCCAGAGGTCAGGGCTGTACTGGTGTGGCTTTTTTTATCGTATCAAGCAAATCTCTGGGCATAGTGAAGAGTTGTATGTCGACCTGTGCCTCCATGGCTTTGTAGTCTGCCCTGTGCTTTACACTCTTGGTTATGTTTATCCGGTCAGACGTAGTGGGCTGAGGCTAGATTTGCAGTACAAGCTCCTTCTTCTGGGATCATTATTAGCTTGGTTTCCTTATTAG
- the LOC136467191 gene encoding uncharacterized protein isoform X2 gives MRGLGGPLLTIGDLLSDLAVDGGDDPLVGVGDASAPSSPSAAQQAGKADPSNLSRLFEEHYNNLMKALEEKDPSWPSLMLKLCAALKTADKLVSCANTNAEQLLEKVKALEDVLERGFHAVAEIVEALQRSGLAKDRQALQSKNGGFTYGNAPYRASGRTGGLRTRPRRPRPFALLVGRTPSLPAPREVSLRR, from the exons ATGCGAGGACTCGGAGGTCCACTGCTCACCATCGGGGATCTACTCAGCGACCTCGCCGTCGACGGCGGTGACGACCCCCTCGTCGGCGTCGGAGATGCATCCGCCCCCTCATCACCATCGGCGGCGCAGCAAGCGGGGAAGGCTGATCCGTCCAATCTCAGCCGGCTCTTCGAG GAACACTACAACAATTTGATGAAGGCTCTAGAAGAGAAGGACCCTTCATGGCCCTCGCTGATGCTGAAG CTGTGCGCGGCGTTGAAGACTGCAGATAAGCTGGTGAGTTGCGCGAACACGAATGCAGAACAGCTGCTGGAGAAGGTGAAAGCACTGGAGGACGTCCTTGAGAGGGGTTTTCATGCGGTGGCAGAGATTGTAGAAGCTCTCCAGAGGTCAGGGCTCGCCAAGGATCGTCAAGCTCTCCAGAG TAAAAACGGTGGTTTCACCTACGGAAACGCCCCTTACAGGGCGTCCGGACGGACAGGCGGACTCCGCACTCGCCCACGCCGTCCCCGTCCGTTCGCTTTGCTCGTGGGACGGACACCATCCTTGCCCGCACCACGAGAGGTGAGCCTGAGGCGCTAG
- the LOC136463620 gene encoding thioredoxin-like 4, chloroplastic produces the protein MIASSLPLRSLFVLPSSAASRSRPGPATAILLPFPRITLSRRRLAASATESSSEEEEAAAGSTNGSLPGLPPVEEEEEFCPVDCVTEFKTDKEFQRHLERSKATGALVVVDFYRPSCGSCKYIEKGFVRLCKGSGDDGAPVVFLKHNVIDEYDEQSEVADRLRIKIVPLFHFYKDGALVESFATRDKERILAAIRKYTSAEQEPEQEQE, from the exons ATGATTGCCTCCTCCCTCCCCCTCCGCTCCCTCTTCGTCCTCCCGTCCAGCGCCGCATCCCGCTCCCGTCCCGGTCCCGCCACTGCCATCCTCCTTCCCTTTCCAAGGATCACCCTCAGCCGCCGCCGCTTGGCCGCCTCCGCGACTGAGAGCAGCAGCGAGGAAGAAGAAGCGGCGGCCGGGAGCACGAACGGATCCCTCCCGGGCCTGCCCCctgtcgaggaggaggaggagttctGCCCGGTGGACTGCGTGACGGAGTTCAAGACGGACAAAGAGTTCCAGCGCCACCTGGAGCGGTCCAAGGCCACGGGCGCGCTGGTGGTGGTGGACTTCTACCGGCCCTCCTGCGGCAGCTGCAAGTACATCGAGAAGGGCTTCGTTCGCCTCTGCAAGGGCTCCGGCGACGACGGCGCTCCCGTCGTCTTCCTCAAGCACAAC GTGATCGACGAGTACGATGAGCAGTCGGAGGTGGCGGACCGGCTGCGCATCAAGATCGTGCCGCTCTTCCACTTCTACAAGGACGGGGCGCTGGTGGAGTCGTTCGCGACGAGGGACAAGGAGAGGATCCTCGCCGCCATCCGGAAGTACACCTCAGCCGAGCAAGAACCTGA GCAAGAGCAGGAGTGA
- the LOC136467191 gene encoding uncharacterized protein isoform X3, translating to MRGLGGPLLTIGDLLSDLAVDGGDDPLVGVGDASAPSSPSAAQQAGKADPSNLSRLFEEHYNNLMKALEEKDPSWPSLMLKLCAALKTADKLVSCANTNAEQLLEKVKALEDVLERGFHAVAEIVEALQRSGLAKDRQALQRASGRTGGLRTRPRRPRPFALLVGRTPSLPAPREVSLRR from the exons ATGCGAGGACTCGGAGGTCCACTGCTCACCATCGGGGATCTACTCAGCGACCTCGCCGTCGACGGCGGTGACGACCCCCTCGTCGGCGTCGGAGATGCATCCGCCCCCTCATCACCATCGGCGGCGCAGCAAGCGGGGAAGGCTGATCCGTCCAATCTCAGCCGGCTCTTCGAG GAACACTACAACAATTTGATGAAGGCTCTAGAAGAGAAGGACCCTTCATGGCCCTCGCTGATGCTGAAG CTGTGCGCGGCGTTGAAGACTGCAGATAAGCTGGTGAGTTGCGCGAACACGAATGCAGAACAGCTGCTGGAGAAGGTGAAAGCACTGGAGGACGTCCTTGAGAGGGGTTTTCATGCGGTGGCAGAGATTGTAGAAGCTCTCCAGAGGTCAGGGCTCGCCAAGGATCGTCAAGCTCTCCAGAG GGCGTCCGGACGGACAGGCGGACTCCGCACTCGCCCACGCCGTCCCCGTCCGTTCGCTTTGCTCGTGGGACGGACACCATCCTTGCCCGCACCACGAGAGGTGAGCCTGAGGCGCTAG